The Mya arenaria isolate MELC-2E11 chromosome 15, ASM2691426v1 genomic sequence GTGCAATAGATCAGTATAACCTGACACATTCAATTTTTGTTGCTCTTGCgttcaatattcaatattctGTCTCTACCcaatttacatgaacattgttgtTCCTCATCTTATGGTTTGCTATGAAACTTAATTCACAAGGAATTTACTGGGCTGAACGagtttccattttattaaaactaagTTAAGAGAAGCAAGCAATCccaatgtatttacattttgattcGCGATTAAGTGACTGGTGAACCGCGACAATTTTTGTAAGCCTGATTTAGTATTTAAGTCGGGTTATAGATACCACTCATAGGGATATAATCTGCCCATATACACAGAAATGTTCTAAAATTCATTGGCATATTTGCTGCATCCTAAATTTGATGTCAACTGTACAACGAGAAAAGGCGGGCAGAAATGTATTTCCACAGTAGTCGCGATGTTAATGCACAATTTCAGAATTGTCCAATTAGTCTCACGtttctcattattttttattatacattcaATTTCCAGGTCGTTGCTTGAATAAAATGCATGACATATTTAAAAGGCATATTTATGGGGAAAACGACgttgaatttgataaaaaaaatacaaatttgctATTTTAGACACAGTGCTTAAAAAATACGCCTCGCGCCCACTAGAAAATGTCTTAATAGCAAGCATGTCAATCGAAAGTTAAGCGATGGTCAGAAATGCAAGAAAATGGtaaaatacacacttttatttcTGAAAGAGTCTAGgataatattttcagtcatactttttctttcaaaatatatctcaTTACAACGAAGCATAAAGGATACGGAATATCGATCGTTGAAATGTTCGTTGATTTGATAGTCCGATTTTTGTCAAATGTAGTCACGCAGTGCCGTTGGTTTCATTTTCAGCAACATCAAACTTGGGTGTTCTAGTACCAGCAACTAGTAACTCGGAGAGGGCCATTTTCTAATGTTGTcataacttgtggcccaacccaattgtacaataatattatttgtcGAAAATATGTGTATCACgtgtgtttattattataaaatacgattaaactaAGTACTAGCATCAGAGAACAGAAGTTTCGAAATACAACTTTTCAGTCAAACAGTAGAAATTGTGGAactgaaacaaaaaattaaaaaaccTAAAGGGACTAGACCCCAGActgtataaaaaacaaatcgGCAAATATCATTGGCATGTTAATGCGAGCCAGAAGATACACCATTTAACATGATTTgaagaataaacgcaacaatgATCTTGCTGTCTCATGTGAGTTTCCCCATTTAGAAATAGTGCAGAATGGTTTccaagtttaaatcatatctgtttataagTACACACAAATaaaccgacgctatttttaaacttacttggATAGACCCCAGTGAAATTGAATTCGAAAAAGGAACTGCATTAGTCGCAAAGAATGTGATTCATCAGTAAGTAAGgttcaatgtgttgtacacaatgatgtcaattttatttaggtttttgatttttttttgttcatgcAACTgcatcatctggtgtctagtcctttTAAAGGCAGTGGCCGAAATCAGGGGCTTAACAAGAATAGTACACCGTAAAGACAATTCACAGTGGAAACATTTGAGGATAgttaacatgaaaaatatagAGATAAATGTCGAAGGGgtgatatattattaatttttatgtttttgattgctgtttttttaattatgcagATACAGATTTCGGCTAAAGTTTTGCCAGTTGTCATTGCTCAaagttaacataaaatattgagATTTCAATAGGAAATttgtaaattgaaaacaaaacatagataaataatatctatttataatattttatattttcctcTTCTTCCTCTTTCAAGGTATGTTTCGGAATAGGTCCAAAGGCTTGTAACTAACGTAAGAAAGGCTCACTTTATTTCTTACGAAGAAATGGGGGGCTTTCTTTAAAAGCATAATCTGATCATGTCCAGTACAATTTAGAAAACATGGCTTACTTTACATTCTTATCTTTGTGAAATTTACTGAGAGTGGTTCTTGAAAAAGACCTTATTAACTTAATACAtggataatattaattttaacttaATCATAACTGGTGTATGTTCGTTTACTTTAAGAAACAAACCGatcttataaaaacaaaacccTTTTCCAGACTTCAGTTTCTGTGCAGATAATGCTCAATATTACAAGGAATGAGTTATTCAGGTATTCACTAACTTCATCATGTCATAGACTGtaagataaaatatgtattatttgcTAAGAATAACAGGTGGCACCAGATGTAAAAGTAAAAATGCAATGTCCTTTTTATAGATGATGAGTTTCCTGCCTTCACTTCGGTTGTTAACGTCAGCAAGAACTAAACAGAAAGGCACACATTTCACTGCTATTGCGATTAAAATTTAGGTCCAATGTTGCGAAATAGGTTTGCGACTGTTCAAAGTCGTATGATAAGAAACgttgtttacataaaaaacataatggagatcaaataaataatttgacaagATAGTTCTGGTGATTATAAATCCATTTCATAGTTCCCTATCAATACGACCTCTCCGttgaaatatgttaattaaCCGGCTGTAAGAATGCCGAATGACGGCAACCAACATGAATGACAATCTCAGGATCGAATAAAATGTGGGTATTTAATAGGAAATTGGAAAATAGTTTCCATATACTTTTGTCCGTTGaatatcatttattgaaaactatttgtttggcatttttttttcatatgataTGTTATATACATCGTCCATAACAACTGGTAGAATCAGAGTATTATACAAACGATCGTTCATGATTTGAATCAATTGAAGGAGTGTTAGGATGAATTCGAAAACGATTTGAACAGAGGACCAATTCTTTTCACTGCATAATTGGCAATTCAACACGCTTAGAGCAGCTGATATCAGATGCGAAACCTCCTATCAGTGTTTATTACGTCAAAATGCCATCAAACGCAATCTACTGCGTGTTTATATTTAGATTGTCTTTTTCAAAAGTGTACAATACTTCTTTTTTAATGCAGACAATTAAGTCTACTTATTAAGTGTACCTATTTTGGTCATTTACGTGTACAGAGTAAAAAGTATCGGATCGAAAATAATATCGGGAGTTTAAATGTATTCACCATATAATATGTCATGATTAAAAAACTcattttgaagatgaatttagAACTTTAAGATGATACAAAAGCTGTTACATATTGTGTTCAGACATATTCGTAACGCAGACATGTCTTAATTAACCATCATTTACAATAACGAGTGTCAAGGACATTTCTTACACAACAAGTATCGGATTAGACATGTTACGTTAAAAGTGGAAATGTAGTGGGGCATTGAAAATACATATCCTATACGTGTGTCTATTTACAACCGTTTATTTAAGATAGGAGTTGTTCAGGGCTGAATTCGGCGGAATTTGTGTCTTTGTTTGCATAAGAGTGTTTCTTGGTTTATCATATTAAAAGCCGTCTGGTTCtaacacaatggaaacattAGCTGTTGTTGGGACAAACAAATCGATCAACGAGGTTAATTTCAAAGTGCATTTAATCCAGAAACGCAgaggaaatattaaataatgtaatttgtttCCCAATGCTATTCATGCGGTTTATGTATTTTAGCAACATCAACTCTATAATTGTTTTACATGTCATTGTCTAAAATTGGATACCAATGTATTATATAGGACGATACACCAGTCCTACGTTATTCGAGGGACTAAACCGTACAAAAATATAGCATGTAGCCAGCCGGTACCGCAGTGATAAAACCTTAGGATATATATTCGGAAGCAAAATCCTCTTATTTGCTGTTCTATTTACGTAATCATTAACAATTAGGACAACAATATTTGGCATATTTATGAGCAATATATACCGCTAAGACGCTAAGAGCAGCTGCTACCATATGCAAATAACTCAAAACTTCAAATTACATTGGACtctaaaatgattttatgactCTTAAGTCAATGTGACAACGACCGCTagataatttgtttcaaaattcagacataattttaaaacagatCCAACCATAAATACAAAGGCTCAAAGGCtcttaataaaagaaattataagTGATCTCGTGGAATAGATTCTTCAAATCGTTGAATTACTACTGGGTGTGTCACTATGGTTTCAATATATCTAGATATTACACATGCATATACGAGTCTTTTTATTGATGAATATGGTATTATTGACGTTAACAGCGAATCAACATTCTTTTTGGCCTTGCCAGTTACCTATCATTTGAACTTGTCTTATTTATTACGTTTTGAAGTAAAGATTACCATAtactttatatacatatttaaataattgtaaatacatatacatatgcaTATGTACAAAATCACTCAATATAACGTTCTTTGTCAAATTTAGATCAATAAACccatcaattattttaaactgaagttctatcttaaagattttaaaagaaactGGTTGAAATATTACGTTTGTGGCAatgtgaaaacatataaaaccaGTACTAAAGTTATACACTTACATCACCAGGCCAAGTGAACACATTATAGATTGATAGCAGGGTTAAGTAAGCATTGTATTCTGTAGATTTGTAATACAATCTTTACCAATTTAAATGCATACTATCCTCAAAAGTCAGAATATCGATTCTGCTATTGCTTGCATTGCTTCCCTTTAATTTGactgattttaatttaatgtttactGTGTCAATTAATCCTATAGTTGGTTTTCCATGCACATCATCTTTTCTTGGGTTTGGTTTTATTATGTTCTTAAGAAATATGGAGCTCTGAAGCACACTCGTCAGGTTGTTAGAGGCATCTAGTTAATAAGAATCGTTTGAACATGCTTTATTTAGTCTAAGGATTTTATCTATTAATTCTTAAATATGCGCAGTCGCAAACCACAAGACTACAGATACTTTGAAGACCCAAATGCTTCATTACTTGTACAAGTAAAAATTTAGTAAAAACATAGGAAAACTACAGAAAACCATCCTGTTACGATCGATTTATTTGTTaaccgaaaaataaaacagttaagtaGAATAGCGCCATCTATCGGCCTTGCCCGCCAAATCCGAAACCACAGCGGCACGCGCCGTCCACGCAGTGCCAGTCACGGTCGCATCGGTTTCCGCTGCAGTCGGATGGGAGGGAACACGTGGCCGAGGCTGAAATGATATCAACATGGTAAGCAAGGATACGAATATTATGTTGCATGCAAGTGATTCTTACTTATTTCTTCTTTGCTTTCTTGACCACGtacaatattaatgttaaaataaactttctgtCAGTAGTATAACTTAAGGTTAAAACgatttgaataattaatttgCTGAGCAAGTATATATGCTAAAGTTACTCACTATGTGTGCACGTGCACTGGCGGTTGTGGCACTCGAGCACGTAGTCGTTCTCCGGGCAGCTCACGTGACCACAGTCTCCGGTGTCCCTGCACTCCTCTCCATAGGCCAAAGCTGAAAGTACACGTTTATTATTAAATAGACTAAGTATGAACACCACGATTCTGCTTAATTGTGTTTGAttgtaaataagaaaaatgctgggtttttttcaatttatttttgttatttgtagaGATTTGTGTTGTACGAAATAGGTCAAATTAATCAATTGTCAGCAATTAATTGCCTTGTAATTGATACCAATATTATATGGGGACACTaaacatcaacatttaatataaaggTTACTAACCCTATCAGCAAAATGGCTAATTTTGGTCGGATTCCTTATCATAGTCAAAGCACATGTCCAATAGCACGGATTTCTACGTTAAACTTTTATCTCTGGTGACCTTTACTTACCTTTCATTTCGTGTCAAACATATAGAGGGTCATATAGAGATATAAGTAGCAGAAACTGTCGTGAAATAGTGAAAGATATTGTGAAGTCCTTTGTATGACTGCTTGTTTGTCATCAGCAAAGTGAATTGTCATGGTTCCTGCCATTTCTGTTGTGTTTTCGATGCTTACTTTAAAATCAAACCTTTCGGATTATATTTGACACCCTAAATGCATAAACATGacaaatgacatacatgtacttgaatGCGAATTGgcacaaaattaaaacaattgttcaagtatattttttccCAATATGTGCATATCTGAATCTAATGAGACACGAAAGTAAAATTGTCGCTCATCTCAAAagtacaaacaaacatttaaaacaacaacaacagcaacataaAATACCCCCTTAAATGGTGTCACATTGTGAGGTTTCAAAGAAACTTTTGGAATATAAAAGTAAcgtgttaaattaaattttgatcaGTTCACCCGACATTAAGctattaaaaaaagatgaatatttttcccataaaaatagataaattaaTATGCCTTTAATAACATTGAATGACTCTTTGTAAAAgaagtataataaataaaataaacgtgtgaaacaaatcaaatgattattcaatgaaataaatcacaTCTTCTGGCCATTATGACACTACATAAAACGGAACACTCCTTCATTTCTTCCATTATCTTCGCTTATCGGACTACTTTAAACAGACCCAACAGTAACCGAACTGCaatgtttggttaaagaaaGCAGGGAAACCGTGTTATGTCTATCtatcaattatctttttttgtttacatgatCAAGCACTCCTAGCTATCTCAGAGCAaggaaaatacaataataagtCTCCTtcacataaataaatcaaaaaaatacatactaCATTTTTATAACGAAGTGTACTGGTCAATATTGATCTCTGACAATTAAGTATTTAGAACAAAAATGCTTACCAAGACAGGCAATCGCCACAACGCAACTAAGAGCAATCTTCATGGTAATCGGTAGTTTAGATCCGTGTGTGTTTGGGGTCAGACCCCTGCTTTATATACCCATGCCTTTGCGTCCACGTTGGCAAAAGTTAAGGTCAGTTCTGCTATCTTGGACACATATGGATATTGACCTGCCAGGTCATGACCAGTGACCATGAGGACGGACAAATCAGTACAACTCTAAAATTGACCGTTTCTTATTAAGAAACCCTTTCTCACGTACCATAAAGTTTCGTGCGggaatatatttcatatgatgTATATTAATCCcgactttttgaaaaactaaaaaagttaaGAATGACCGTCCCAAAAGTACTAGCCCAAATCCAAAAATAGGTATAGgtctttataataaatatgacattCAAGGCATTGTTATCCATGGCTAACGAAATAatcttttgtatgttttttatgcattatatGAGCTATTGCTTGGCATATGTTTTTCATTACTAGTACATTATGAAGTTCTTCATCTTCATTTAACCGGCGAGTAATAACAAGAAGTGACATTGCTGAAATATGAGCCAGATTTTCCTACGGCTTTTTTCTACCTAAGAAAGATTTCTTGTACTAGCCTTCAACTGACATAATAACACATTACTTTCGCACGTCGCGAAAAAATGTTAGTTAATGctatattaatgaaatatatatatatattattaatattaataatatgtttatctAGTGTCTCACCTTTCCTTACTGGGGAAGATCGAggatttaatattaaattgggCGAGTCAGAATTGAGAAGGAAGCTTGTTAGATAAAATAATGCCTCGTATCTGTCACCTTTTCAAACTGCTTGTAATGGGGTTAATGTTATTAGATTTGTAGACTTTTTATCGTTATAATTTGATGGATAGGGTGAAaggtaaatgtaaatgtatgaaTTAGTAGGTGGTTAAATGCAATGGGGAGTATGGAAGTAGCCAAAAGAGAGACACGTCAAGAAACAGGAAGACGGTGGAGGGCATCGATATGTCAGGTCAGGTCAGTTGTAGaatcaaatttgttcttatctTAAGGAGATCAAAAGCGTTTAGTTTGGCGAATGTAGTGCTGACCGTGATTAAATATCGTTTAGTTGGTCATGTCCGTGGTTGTTTTGAATCCAAACAGTACCTCTTGAATTGCAATAGGCTTATAGCAGACAGTTTGTCGAATAGGCTATGTCTTTGTGCATTATATACGGGACATGTGAAGAAAAAATGGTCTATCTGCTAGGTACAGTAAGAAGGGTCTGTGATTGGAAATGTTATTCAGGACATTTGCTTGTGAGATTCGTAGACGGTGTCATCATGCATGAGAGGAACGTGTTTGGATACCGATGTAGGACTAGTAAAAATTCTCATAGTTTGTTTAGGAAGAGGTATTTTCCCGAAAGTTCCGGGCAAAAATGGCACAAGCGCTTGGTGTTCGACATATTCCGAGTTTAAAAGTTGACCCGACCGTGTTTTTTTCGAATTTCAATATGCAATAAATAGGGCAGTGATAACGAACAAACTGGCCCAGAAAAGGTTCCCCAACACCACATTCTAAAACATTATCTGACTATGAAACTAAAAATAAGTAATGACGAGTTTCTGAGTGATGACGATATATTCTATACCAGTCTCAACCatcaatgacaatcagtttgATAGTGGAAATAGGAGGTCTGTTTAAAAGTATTCAACGAAAGACGTTTTGTATGCATAATTCGAGCCAAATCTGTTTACAAATTCATAAACTTCAAGATCAGGTTGCTTTAATTCATATATGGCAAATTAAGTTGAATGACCACTTTAAAAGACTGGACTGATTGTTGAAAATCAGATATGAAGGAAAGAAGTTAGAACGGTTTCTGCAAGAATTGAGATTAACGTTTAAAACAGATTatcttatataaaatattatatttatgaaactaTTGCCGCGGGATCCAAACATATATGAAAGTTATTCTTAACGATTATTGGAGTAGTTCAATGCGAGTGAATATGTGCCTTTAATGTATCAACAAGTGTTCACGCTTTTCTCCGGAAAGGCGAGGTTCAAAATGACGTCAAGTGTTCATGTAATGTTAAACCTTATTCAAATCTCAATTTAAACATACCATCCGGGAGACCAAATTCCTTTAGTAACTACATTTCAATAGCAGAAATGCTTAATACAATTCGGATAGTGATTTCGGATAAGGAATAGAATATATAGAACACAATTTCTATCGATGTATTAGATACTGCAGTGAATAATTGTTATCTTTCTGAAATACTGGCATTTTTCGAGGTTAAGTGTATTCAAATCATTattatgaatacaaaaacaacaggTGATGTGTATCATCCCCATGCACATTATATTGCTATATGACTGGGCTGTTTACACCAAACTGCAAAACGGACACTACACATCGACCATACTTTCCAAAGAAATTACCATCCGAAGGATTCCTAAAATGGGTTCGACATCTCGTGCTATGGGTTGATTTTCAGCTTTAAGTTAAACAATATGACCACCGGCGCCATTTGTCAGGGTAGATAAGAGACTAATTTGTAAATCTGTCAACTTTAAAGATTCGTCTTTAGCGAGGTTATTGGTAAAAAACGGTGCTCAATCAAACTATAAGACACGTTGACGTTAActctaaaataatgtttttttagaaCATTTTCAAAGCTGAAGTACatccatcaactacaatcattgaatatatatttgttttaacatttactcTCAGCAGGCAGTGAGGGTACGAAACTATTTCTACTATAGCAAGAACTCGAAATAAAGCTTTACTTTCGGTCCGCAAAGAAACCAAAGACAATTCGTTAATTTTTGCTGAACTTGGCCTTTTGATTTATTAGCATTTCgtacatttatttgaatattcatttatttacgTCATGTTTTCGGAACCACTCAGTGTACAATTCAAAGCgtgattttttatgtttctttcGATTTTATAATTTCGTCGTTTGATCACGCTGCCTAAAAAAACTTTTGATGTTGATACTTTACGAAAAAAGCTAAAACAAAGTATTACATAAAATCAATGATATACCCATTTCGCAAGACACAATATGAATGCACAACCGTATGCATGCAAACGTAGCTTATAATATACACATTTGCAAACCCTAGATATGAGACAGCGACCAAGCGGAGAAAacgattaaataaaaaaaacctagtTTCGGGCGGGTGTATTCAATACGTCTGAAAGCAGAGTTTGATTTTTGATTGACCTCTCAGTTGAAGCGATCAGGAAATGCCCGCAATTAGGTTTCCATTACATTTGTTTTCCATACTGCGAAACGGCTCATATTGAAAGCGTTCCGAATTTACTCATGCCTACGTATTGTCCATGTAGTGTTCATATATTGCGTACTGACCTTTGACTGGCTTAAACTTCACGGCTATGTGAGTGTGCAGGGCACCGGCTGTGACACTGTCATTTTGTTGACAGACAAAATACTCGAGGGACAAAATTCACAAAATTCTGAACGCCGTTTTATTAATTCCCATCATTCTCAACCT encodes the following:
- the LOC128219056 gene encoding serine protease inhibitor Cvsi-2-like, producing the protein MKIALSCVVAIACLALAYGEECRDTGDCGHVSCPENDYVLECHNRQCTCTHTSATCSLPSDCSGNRCDRDWHCVDGACRCGFGFGGQGR